A region from the Leucoraja erinacea ecotype New England chromosome 18, Leri_hhj_1, whole genome shotgun sequence genome encodes:
- the LOC129705533 gene encoding uncharacterized oxidoreductase YjmC-like: MRCQYPPGQLENVQGPRNLTNTDPYGAVMRYLVTRHDLHQFIECCMSAVGARSCHGAALADVLVEGDYRGHYSHGLNRLDMYVKDLKTGICAKDGDPTIVKCTAATALVNGNNLIGPIVGNFCMELAIAKAKQVGIGWVSAYGSNHFGIAGFYSMQALKCGLIGMSCTNTSPLVVPTRGKECTLGTNPISVAAPALDGDSFVLDMATSAVALGKIEFQHRRGEEVPVGWGCDPDGKDTTDPAKILSGGGLLPLGGNEATSGYKGYGLSMMVEIFCGILAGGHYSKNVRRWKETDSVADLGQSFFALDPECFAPGFESRMSDLLKLHRNLEPSEPGLGVLVPGDPEQQHMAECDRHGAIPYHVNVVDHMNSMARELGVEPLPTTRTIDP, translated from the exons ATGAGGTGTCAATACCCCCCTGGCCAATTAGAGAACGTACAGGGACCTCGAAATCTCACGAACACTGACCCGTACGGAGCCGTCATGAG GTATTTGGTGACACGGCATGATTTGCATCAGTTCATCGAGTGCTGTATGAGTGCAGTCGGTGCCAGGAGCTGTCATGGGGCAGCACTGGCCGATGTGCTGGTGGAGGGAGATTATCGAGGACATTACAGCCACGGACTCAACAGACTTG ATATGTACGTGAAGGATCTGAAAACTGGAATCTGCGCAAAGGATGGAGACCCAACAATTGTAAAGTGCACGGCAGCCACTGCACTGGTGAATGGCAATAACCTGATTGGACCCATTGTTGGGAACTTCTGCATGGAACTTGCCATCGCAAAGGCCAAGCAAGTGGGAATAGGCTGGGTGTCAGCTTACG GTTCTAACCACTTTGGCATTGCTGGATTTTATTCCATGCAAGCTCTGAAATGTGGTCTCATT GGGATGTCTTGTACCAACACCTCTCCACTGGTGGTGCCAACCCGAGGAAAGGAG TGTACTCTGGGAACCAATCCTATCAGTGTGGCAGCTCCAGCCCTGGATGGAGATAGCTTTGTGTTGGATATGGCCACATCAGCAGTGGCTTTGGGAAAG ATAGAATTTCAACACAGACGTGGAGAGGAGGTTCCGGTAGGATGGGGCTGTGATCCTGATGGCAAGGACACCACTGATCCAGCAAAAATTTTGAGTGGAGGGGGTCTGCTGCCTCTGGGAGGAAACGaggctacaa GTGGATACAAAGGCTATGGATTGAGTATGATGGTGGAGATATTTTGTGGAATTCTAGCGGGAGGTCATTACAGTAAAAACGTCCGCCGCTGGAAGGAGACAGACTCGGTGGCTGACTTG GGACAGAGTTTCTTTGCCTTGGATCCAGAATGTTTCGCTCCAGGTTTCGAGTCGAGGATGTCAGATCTGCtcaaactgcacagaaacctggaACCG AGCGAGCCTGGGCTGGGTGTCCTCGTGCCCGGAGACCCGGAGCAGCAGCACATGGCCGAGTGTGATCGTCACGGCGCCATTCCATACCATGTCAACGTGGTGGACCACATG AACTCGATGGCGAGGGAGCTGGGGGTTGAGCCGCTGCCGACAACCCGCACTATTGACCCCTAG